In one Candidatus Peribacter riflensis genomic region, the following are encoded:
- a CDS encoding putative Tyrosine recombinase xerD → MSHPTTLAQAIDRYLTFLQAEQNKSPLTIRSYRQSLDLLLKLSQIESPLLFSKQTIRIYKTALHSFRARNGRELSIRTKNHHLTILRAFLRYLIQEEEMDVLPPDRIQRFKEEQRKVKVLFADDLALLLSSPDTTTREGKRDKAILELFFSTGMRLAELRSLNRTDLNFKTKEISVRGKRGKLRVVFLSDAACTALKAYLEARLDHLTPLFISHLQKATFEMPPGERFRISANMIYRIVKRYALEAGILSNPSPHTLRHSFATDLLRNGADLRSVQEMLGHKDLSTTQIYTHVTNPQLKEVHKKFHGK, encoded by the coding sequence ATGAGCCATCCAACGACACTTGCTCAGGCCATTGACCGCTATCTTACTTTCCTCCAGGCGGAGCAGAATAAGTCTCCTCTTACGATCCGGTCCTACAGGCAATCCCTTGATCTTCTTTTGAAGCTCTCTCAAATCGAAAGTCCCCTCCTCTTCAGTAAGCAGACGATCCGTATCTATAAGACGGCGCTTCACTCATTTCGAGCCCGTAATGGACGTGAACTCTCTATCCGTACAAAGAATCATCATTTGACAATACTGCGGGCTTTCTTGCGTTACCTTATTCAAGAAGAAGAAATGGACGTGCTTCCTCCTGATCGCATCCAGCGCTTCAAAGAGGAACAGCGCAAGGTCAAGGTGCTCTTCGCCGATGACCTCGCACTCCTCCTCTCTTCTCCTGATACCACTACCCGCGAGGGCAAGCGAGATAAGGCGATTTTGGAGCTCTTCTTCTCTACCGGCATGCGTCTCGCAGAGTTGCGCTCTCTCAACCGCACTGACCTGAACTTTAAGACCAAGGAAATCAGCGTTCGCGGAAAGAGAGGAAAACTGCGCGTAGTTTTTCTGTCTGACGCCGCCTGCACCGCGCTGAAGGCATACCTCGAAGCGAGACTCGATCATCTCACTCCGCTCTTCATCAGTCATCTGCAGAAAGCCACGTTCGAGATGCCGCCGGGTGAGCGATTCAGGATATCCGCAAATATGATCTACCGCATCGTGAAGCGATATGCCCTTGAGGCCGGCATACTCTCGAATCCTTCGCCACACACCCTGCGCCACTCCTTCGCGACGGACTTACTGCGCAATGGGGCGGATTTGAGGAGTGTGCAGGAGATGCTGGGGCATAAGGATCTTTCAACAACCCAAATATATACACACGTCACGAATCCTCAATTAAAAGAAGTTCATAAGAAATTCCATGGGAAATGA